Below is a genomic region from Oscillatoria sp. FACHB-1407.
TCCAGCTATAGATGAACATGACCACGATGTAGATGACCGAGAATACGGCATCTAACACCACCGTCAACGCTGTCCCAGTGAGAAATTGGCGAATATTTTCTAGCTCGTTAATCCGAGTTGCCAGTTCACCGACGGGTCGCCGCTCAAAATAACGGAGAGGCAGGCGTAACAGGTGATCGATGATCTCCGAACCCAACGACATATCAATGCGGTTGGTGGTATCGACAAACAGATACGTTCGCAAACTGGTCAGAATCGCCTCAAAGATCGCCAGCACCAGCAGGAATACCCCCAACACCTGGAGGGTGTCCACGCTTTCCTGGACGATGACCTTATCAATGATCACCTGAATCATCAGAGGGTTCGCCAGGGCAAACAATTGAACGAAGAACGAGGCAATGAATACCTCCCACAGCACCCGTTGATGCTTCTTGATGACGGGCAGGAACCACTCTAAGCCAAAGCGTTTTTGGGGAGTTTGCTGGGTCGGCTTGAGCAGCAGCACCTCGCCCTGTTCGCCCCAGGTTTCTGCAAACTCCGCCGGCTTGCGCCGAATGATGCCCATATCCGGCACCGCGATCACCAGTTCCCGCTCACTGACTTCATATAGCAGCACGACAGTATCCTGCCACTTCAGTAGAACGGGTGCTTCTAATCGCCCGATTGCACTTCCAGGCACCATGACTAACTGAGCATTTAAGCCCATCAATTCTGAAACGGCACCGCACAGTTCCAGTGACATGCTACCTGTGCGCTGAGTCTGGCTCACCAGAATACGCTGGACTACATCTCGGCGGAAGGGAATGTTGAGATGCTGACAGAGCATTTGAAAACAGGCTAACGCTCCGTCGATCGCCCCCGTTCCTCGGACAAAGGGATACTTTGCTGATGTGGATTTACTGCTGCTGGTTGGGCGAATGCTAGGATCTGCTTCTACAGGGCGATCGGGCGCATAGGGAATATCAACCTCAGCAGGGGAAGCTGTGAGCACTGGCTCCTCTGTCACCATTGCCGCAGGTTGCAGAATGGTCTTCGGAATGCCGATGACCCGAGCGGGTTCTGACCCGATGACGTTTAGTTGGTTGACTTGCTCGACTCTAATAGAGCTACCCACCTCATACTGATCGATCGCCCCACCACCACTGACGAGCCAGAACCGATGAGACTCCAACGAGCTTGTGGGGGTGTTGCCCGGTGATAGGTTACAGATTACGGCTTCTGTCTGCGCTTGTAGTGCCAGATCTTTGAGTACCACATCTCCGATCGCCTGCCGATGGATTTCTGCCCCTAATAGATCAAAGACTTCAATCAACGAGGTTTCGCTGCGAAACGCCGCTGCCATTTGAGGCTCTCGCTCTAGCAACGCCAAAAAATCGGTAGCAGAGAGCACGAGACAAATCGTTTCCACAGAGGCGATCGCCGTTTCACAGGGCACCCCCCGCACTAGTCCGACCCACCCTAAGACGGAGCCTGGTCGCGCCAGTTCTAACGTCACGGGTCGCTGAGTCCGGGGGTCATATCCTAAGAGACGGGCTTGCCCCTCGTAAATAATATTGAGTTGGGCGGGCATTTTGTCGCGTACCAGCATTGCCTGACCCATTCGATAGCGCAGCATTTGCAACTGGTCTGCTAGGGCTGTGAGCGCACTCTCAGACAGGAGATCAAACGGTGGCACTGTAGCCAGAAATTCTAAGACAGAGGTTTTGGTATAAGTCATGGGGCAGTCGAAGCTGAATTGTCGGAAGAAACGAGATTAATTTGGCTTAACTGTTCTTGAAGCCAGTTATTAAAGAGTTCATTCAGAAGCCGTCGTCGCATTGCATCGTCCAACTGAGCGGGAATAAACCGTTCCAGGCGTACAATCACGAGCCATTCACCGACACGAGTGGGTGCCCAAAGCTGACCGGGCTGACTAATGGAAAGCATTTGCGCCAGAGTGGGATGGGGGACGCTCAACTCCACCGGCCCGATCAATCCATCCGTTTGAGCCTCTGGTCCCTGGGAGTAGGTGCGAGCTAGCTCTGCAAAAGATTGTTCCCCCTCTAGAACGCGAAAGTATACTTCTTGAGCAATTCCTAAATCTTGAGTGCGAATCAACGAATAGATGACGCGATCGAGTTGTCCTTTGCGGTTGAGGAAGTAGGATTCGAGCTTTGGACCCCAGGTAGCCAGCTTAAACTTCTCGATTTTGACCTCACGCATGGCTCGTGCTTCGAGCTGAGAAACGTTCATGCCGTGTTGTTGTAACCAGGCTCGGCGGCTCTCTTCGGATGCTAAGCCATGCTGAGTATAAAACTGCTGACAAGCCGCGTCTTTTTCTTCGGAGGTGCACTCAATTGGGGCGATCGCCTGATCGATCAGGATCTCCTGTAGCAATTGAGGCAGCATCTGATAGCTCGCTAGTAGCGGGATAACCTCTTCTGCTAGGATCTGGCGATTTCCAACCTGTAAAACAACAGTCATTTAGGCTAATCTCTTGCACGTTAATAAACGACCTACTTCTTCTACCTTCAACTTCGATGAGCCGATTCCACTATATTTTTTATCTCATTTGAAGATTAAGGTGAAGACGGACTTCTCCAGTATCATCGGTACAACACGGTATCCCAGAATGACACTGCTATTTCTTAAGGGTAGACACACCAAGGGGACGACCCCTAATGATCGCCCACTTTAGGTTAACCTTCTCTGGATGTCAGTGTCTTGATGGAGTTGAGAATAGTAACGGAATGTTACATCTACCCCAGGTAGAGACAAAGCCATTAAAATGGCATTTTCGGATAACGTCTCATGGGAGTAAAAGGAAATAGGGAGTAGGGAAGCCAATTCCCCAGGAATAATTAGCTTTGGTTAGAAAGCTTAAGACAAGGACATTAGTTCAAACACTAGTCAAACCCTGATTTTGGGAAGGCTTTCTGACTTGCCTCCGCCGCATCAAATGTGGCTGTGGTTATACGTTAGTAATCTGTGCTCACCTTCAAAACACTCTGAAGTTACGAGCCTGAGTTACGAGCCTGGGCTTTCCCGATTGCCGCTGCTACGAGTTGACTAATGTCGGTTACGTTTAACCGGTTGCGTTTATAAGGTACAACGCAGCAATTCGCGGTATCAAAACGCGAGAAATTTGGAGTAACCCTACATATATCCCTACATATATATAGGTTGCCGTACGTATATACGTATGTAAGTGCATCCAGTTTCTGATTTTGCATCTATATTGCTGTAATTTGAGGCGATTGAACCATTGCTTTACAGCAGCCCTGTTCATCGGTTCAGACATTTTTTGTAGTGAATCAAACACTTTGGAAGGGATGAAGAGCCTCAGGAATGAGGAAACATCCTCCTAAAGGTACAAAGCTGAATTGTCGGCTTTAAACATATCTTGATCATGTCAATTACTTTACTTTTCTATCCATTGACAGATTAAGAAATGGTTGGCTCTACCTCTATAGGATGCTACTAAAACCCAAGAGTGCTGTAGTAGACTCTAGTCAAGTCAGGCAACCTGTTTGGCACGTTAATGAGAAGCAAGAGGCAAGACGTTAACATTCGTTTGCATTTGGCGATCCAGCCTGAGCTTTTTGTAAAGATCGACACCTTATTTGAAGGTGTTGATCCAGCTCTAGATCTCGACATCATCACTTTATTTCCCCTCAAGAATTAAAGTTCTTTCTACCGTAGCCTTTGGACTGATTTTGTAGTTCAGGCGACCACGAAAACACAGTTATGGGCTAGGTTGAAGGGACTCCGGGGTGTTTTACAGGTGCGATCGCAACCTTCAAAATCGGTCTATGGTGTCTTACGGTCTATCCCTTTAAATGCGATCGATATAGATGAGATCTATCTTTTCTCTCCAATTACTTGAATCTATTGGATCAACCGAGTAAAGTTATCAAAACTATCGCGTCTCTGCCTCTAAAAACTAATTAACAGAACCTAATGAATGCTCTCAAAGATTTTCATAACATTTTTTTCAATTTTTGATATTGACAAAACCGATCATAGCTAGGATAACCATCTTCATATGACAGCAATATTCAATCATCACTCTGAGCAAGCAATGGATAACTCTACGATGGAAGCCCCCGATACCTTGCAGTTTGAAACTGCTTTCGAGGATGAATTTTTTAATACTCTTGATTCAAAGGAATTAGATAGCGATGACGTTGAGGACGTTCCTATCGATATCATCGAAGATGTCATAAAAGACGCTGAGCCTGAGGCAGAGGAGCCCTTATCTGGGTTTGCGGCGGACGATGAAGCCGATGAAGATGTAGAAGCGGTCATGGCTGAGCATTTTCCGGGATATCGTAAAACGATTTCCGATGATGCGGTCGGGGCTTTTTTCAAAGAGATGGCGCGATACCCGCTGTTAAAACCCGATGAAGAGATCGAGTTGGCTCGTCGGGTGAAGTTTTTGATTGAAATTGAGGAGTTGCGCGATCGCCTGCGGACAGAGTTAGGCTACAACCCCTCTAAAGCGGAGGTTGCCGCTGCACTTGAACTCAACGAACGGCAACTCGAACATCGGCTCTATCGTAGCCGCATGGCAAAACGCAAAATGATCCGCTCCAACCTGCGCTTGGTTGTGTCGATTGCCAAGCGATATCTCAATCGGGGCGTGCCTTTTCTAGATCTGATTCAAGAGGGAGCCTTAGGACTGAACCGGGCAACCGAAAAATTTGATCCTGACAAGGGCTACAAGTTCTCAACCTATGCCTACTGGTGGATTCGTCAGGGCATCACACGGACGATCGCCAATGATGCTCGTACGATTCGTCTTCCGATTCATATTGTTGAAAAGCTCAACAAACTGAAGAAGTCTCACCGGGAACTGCGGAAAGAACTAAACCGTAACCCAACCGAGGCAGAGTTGGCGGCTGCCCTCGATCTCACCCCGGATCAACTCCGCAACTTGCAACAAGTACGGCGGCGATCGCTCTCCCTCAATCACCGGGTTGGTAAAGGAGAAGACACCGAACTAATGGAGTTGTTGGAGGACAACAGCACCCTCTCTCCGGAAGCGCAAATGAGTGAAACCATGATGCGCCAGGAAATTCACAGCATTTTGGGTGATGTGCTGACAGAGCGAGAAAAAGATATCATCTCGCTGCGCTACGGGTTAACCACTGGGGAACCTCATACCTTAGAAGAGGTGGGCGGTTTGTTTAACCTCTCACGCGAACGGGTTCGTCAGATCCAGACGAAAGCAATGCGGAAGTTGCGGCGTCCTCAGGTAGCAGCACGGCTCAAGAGTTGGTTGCGATAGGGGGCAGCGTTAATCAGGTTAACAGCCTGAGAAATCCATTTGCATACCTTGGCGCGAGTCCAGGCAACCTCTGTTAGAACGAAGTTTGTCTTTGCAGGTCATAGGAGATCAACGGCTTGTCCGATGTAGACTATGCGGCTCAAAGTTGGTGCTGGTCTGCTTAGGCGGGTTTTTCGTGGGAGCTATTAGGTTTAACGGTCAAAACCGAACGACTTCCCCGGTTTGACATGATACTGTCAGAGCAGTACTACCTTTGGTTCCTATGCCAGATTCTGCAACTTCTTTGACCTCAACCCTGACGATTCGCCCTGCTACATCTGCCGATGCCGAAGTTCTGTTCCATTTGATTCAGGCGTTAGCGGAGTATGAAAAGTTATCCCATGCAGTGACTGGCAACGCTGCACTGTTAGCCACTGATTTGTCGGGCGATCGCCCCGCCTGTGAGGCGATTTTGGCAGAGCATGAGGGCAACCCCATCGGTTTTGCGTTGTTCTTTTCTAACTACTCTACATTCCTCACCAAGCCTGGTATTTATCTCGAAGATTTATTTGTGCTGCCAGAGTATCGAGGACAGGGGGTTGGCAAAGCCCTGTTGGCTCATCTGGCAAAACTGGCGCAAGCACGAGACTGTGGGCGATTGGAGTGGAGCGTGTTGGATTGGAATGAACCTGCGATCGCTTTTTATCGACGGATTGGAGCCACGCTGATGGAGGAGTGGCGCATTTGCCGAGTAACGGGAGAAGCGATCGCCGTTCTAGCCAGTCAATCGGAGACTTAGCGGTTTAGCTCCCTGCTTGCTTAGTACAACTCGTCGTAAATAAGGGTGGGAATTTGGGGTGCAGGGGTGGAACCCCTAGCTGGGGGCGCAGCCCCCACACCCCCCTGGTTTTATTTCCAAACCCTATCTATGAATAGCAGTACTTAGGAGTGTGATAGTCGTGGTTTAAGTTGCGTTTCAAAAAAACGGGGATTTCAGGGTGCCCTCATCCTGTTGAAAAATCTTCACTGCTGAGCTTGGAGCAGGGCGATAAAATCAAGACATAAACCCAGGTCATTCTTAATAAGGTTAATCGCATGAAAACCATTTGGGTCAACGAACAAATTGATCCCTCTGGGATTATCTACTCCTGTATTGCCTCCTGCAATGAAAATGAAGCGAAAGAGTGCCATACTTCATTTCAACAAAATCTGACCCCAGCCCAAAAAGCAGCGGGTTGGATTGCTCGGCTTCGCACCGTTGAATCATGGGACTTAGTGCCTGCCAACGCACTGAAGCTCGATTAGGGTTGCGATGTGGGCGAGCTTTGGGCAAAATGCCCTGGCTACATTTAGAGCATCTCGCCCCAGTCCTTGATCGCTGCCCCATTAGCGGTGGCGGCGATAGCGAATATCCATAATCTCGGCTAGACCCGCATCTTCCCAGTCGAGCGGTGTGCTTTCATCTGCGGGAACAACTGTCACTACAGGTTGCTCTGGCTCAGGAGGCTCGTAGATTGGGGTCACTACTGTCATCGCAGGCAAAGCAGCCATTGTTGGAGAGGCAGCAGGTAAGGGAAGCGGCAAAGCTAAGTCGCTAGATTGCTCAGCCAGAGGCAGAGATTCTGCTGCTGTGTTGGATTGAGGCGATCGCGACTCTCGACGAACCTGCTTAAAGCGTTGAGAAATGAGCAAGGAGCCTGCAATACAACTCAGGGTAATCGTTCCCAGTGCCCATGCGGGCAACGTTCTGGAACTAACATCGGTGGAAACATTAGGCTGAGGGCTATCCGGGCTATCAGGATTGACCCGTGACAACTCAGGGCTCATCAGACTGGTGACCGCAATTCCGGTGATTAGCAACAACAGCACCCAAATACCGCTCCAAAAAACCAGTGGGTGCTCCCAGAGCAAGCGAAACCATGCCAATACATTAACCGTGTCTGGAGTAGAATACTCACTCCAGGGATCATCTACCGTTGTTGATGGCAACGGAGATGCCTGACCTATTCGTGCCTCATCGTTAAGTGCTTCACCCTCAGCAGATGGCGGTTGAAGCCTCTGATCGCGATCCATAAGCTCTACGGGAGCGATGAATAGAAGATTTGATTTGTATTCTAGAACATTTGTTCGGAAGCTCCCACTTTTTTGGATTGATTACAAGATTTCCCCAGAACAGAGTCGTACTGTTAACGTCATGGATTAAGCACCTGGCGAATCAATTCGCGGCTACAGCTCTATTTCTATGGGATTACCACGGACTCTTATGTGAAGTAAAAGTGAAGAGTCGGATAGGTATATGTAGTTGGCATCAAGTTCTTTCAAGGCACTGAGATGAAAAGGAATAGGGGTGCCAGTACTCCTGTCCGTATTGCAGACCTCTGTGCCCCATTTTAATAGCGGTACCAGTTCTGACAATTTGGTATACCAGTAATTTCACGTAAGTACTCCTACGGAGCTGCAAACTGGGAAACTTACCGTTCATATTGAGAAGTTTGCAGGCTTATAACAGGTTTATTGGGAAGATGTTGATTAGTGGGATGGTTGATGATGCCATTTGTCGTTAAGGAAGAGGCAGTACGGACGTTTAATTTCTATCTCAACGGCTCAGTCCGGCAGGGCATGGTTTGTCAAAACAAACTCTACAAACTCGTATCTTCGTTTGAGCCAGATGATTGCCCCAGAGCCTATGCTTTGGGCTGGAGTCTGGGATGTGGTGGAACACCAGCTGTTATTACCCTGACCGAACAAGGTTATGGGGTTTGGGTCGATCTGCGATCGCACGCTCAATCCAGTTTTTAAGCCAGATCAGGCATTCCCTTCCACTAAAACGCCATTGAGAAAAATATCGGCAATCCCTTCTGCCATCTCTTGCATTTCTTGCGGTGAGGAATGTTCAGCCATCACGGTATCGCGGCTAAACCCGGCCACTGTAAACATCCCTAAAAATACTTGAGCCACAATGCGCGGGTTCATGCGGCGGTAGATGCCCTGATCCATCGCCGTTTGAAAGAAAGCTTCTGCGACATCGGTCATTTTGGCGATCACCTCTGCCTGAATGCGATCGCGCAGATCTGGGTGAAACTGAGCTTCCATAAAGCACACCCGTAGCATATCGGCATTGCGGTGTAGATTTAGCATCCGCTTTCGCATAACCTGAGCGATCGCCTTATAGCTACCCATCTCGCTCAATTCCGTAAGCAGATCCGTTAAAATTTCAATCCACCCCTGAGTTGCCACTTCCACGAGAATTGCTTTTTTGTTTTCAAAGTGGCGAAACAAAGTGCCCTCAGCGACTCCAGCTGCTTCGGCAAGATCGCGAGTTGTCGTGCCGTCGTAGCCTCGACGCGCAAATAACCGCTGTGCTGCCTGAAGGATTCGAGTGCGAGTCTCTACTTCAGGTTGGGATGGACGTTGAAAAATCTGCATAGCGGTAGTTCAGTGTTACAGACATCTGCACGATCATTGTCGATCGCTGAACTGGAACCCGGACAAAAGGTTCATACAACCTTACGTTTATTTAGGAAAGTAGATTAAGAGGAAGGGAGAAGAAAAAGTGAAAAAGTGAAAACAGATAGATATCTCTCGTCTGTCACTCTCGCCGCAGACAAAGTTCAAATGCCCCATCCCCTTGTCACTCCATGACCGTGTTACTCCTCCTCATTGAGCGGACGAGTGACTCGCAAGATTAGCGCACTCAATCCCAGGAACCACAGCAACGTAATTAGATAAGCGAATGACATCAACTCGCGGATTGATCGCTTGAGGTTAACCACATAATCTGCGTGAACATCCAACCCCATTGCTCCGACAATTTGTCCGGTAGAGTTGCGAATAGGGGCAAACGCAGCAAACTGAGCACCTCGCTGATCACGAGTGACAAAGGTGGTGAGACTGAGTTGAAACAACCCCTGGTAGACCGCTGTGTCAGGTTGGTCAACGATAAATGATTGTCGAAACACGGTTGCTTTTTCAGGTTCGAGCGTCCGCAATACGTCTCCCACAATCAAGATCTCACCGGGGCGAGTCCCAGCGGTGTAGCTGTAGGGGTTGGCATAGGGAACTAGCGTATGCACGCGATAGAGCCAATCCTGATGTTTTTGATAAAGGGGATTACTGACAGGCTCGGTTTGTCCAGGAGGGAGAGGAGTACGGGCGAGGGTGGCAAAGTCGTTTCCATTTACGCCGGCAACCGTTGCATTTAATGCCTGCACCATCTCAGCTTTGATGCGAGTGACGGTCGTTTCCCAGAGGTAGTAGTAGAACCAGTAAAATCCCAGAGTAACGATCGCCATATTGACGACAACCGTTGTCACCATCACAATCCACTTGGCACGCTGTCGGGCTCGATAAAAAGCAGCTTTGGCAGCTTGACTGGCGTGAATATAGCGAGTTTGAATTTCGGTTGGTTTAGGGTCTTGGTTGATGCTGGCGACTAACCACTGTTCCGCATCTTTGAGGTCGCTGCCTCGGAGCAAATAACTGTTGTTTTCAGTTTTGAGTTGCCACTCGATCGCTCGCACGAGTAGGCGGGTATGCATGTGAATGTAGTCAACATCTGTGTCGATCGCCCGTACCAGTTCGTCAAAGGCGTGATCAAAATCATCTGTTTCGCGAAAAAACAGCCAATTGTGTTTACTAATTTGTGGATGAACCTGTTGAGGGTCAAAACCTTCACGTCGCACAATCGGCAAAAAACGTTTGTGGCAATGAGCCGCATAGTCAATTTCATCGCGACAGACCGCCGAGGCAACCGAGTCAGGGCTAATCACAAAAATAAATGTATTGGCAGACTCAATGCCCCGTTGAATGGCTTGCCACCATTCTTCCCCTTTGTAAATGTCAGTCCAATCAACCCACGGATCTCGCCCAATCCGCTTAAATGCCTCACTTAACACTTCGACAAAAGCTTTGTCTTTGCGTGAATAGGAAATGAACACATCATTTCCGGGTGTATGAGTCTCATTGGGTTGCAAACGAGTATTCACAGCAACAATAGACGGCTTCTTCTCAAGCATGATCGATGCCCCCGATAGCAGTGATTATTTGCTTGTAATTACTCTAAACGACATGTCTTGAAACGATGAAGGATAAAGGATGAAGGATAAACATCAAACTGTTTCCAGCCTTTAGCCTTTAGCTTTCAGCCTGCAAAAATTTACAGGTGTTTTGAGCACCTGCGATCGCCTCCAACTCTAACGCGCTCAATGTAGTCAGGCTGGACAAAAATTGATAGCCCTGAAATTGTTCACAGGCGATCGCCAACCATCGTTCCACTATCATGTCGTGCCACAGGTGAAGGGTACCATCCTCTGTTCCGGTGACAATTAGGTGCCCATTTGGATGAAAAGCGACAGCAGAGACAACCCCATTGTTCTGCCGGAAGGGTTCACCCAGGGGATTGCCGTTATTATCCCAAAGTCGCAAGGTACCATCCTCGCTCGTGCTGGCGATCGTCCTGCCATCGGGGCTGTAGGTGACAGCCGCGACGAAGCCCTCATGTCCCTGAAACGGGCTGCCCAGCGGTCTTGCTGTCTCAACATCCCACTGGCGCAAAATGCCTTCTCCTCCAGCACTGATGAGCACGTTTTTCAACGGATTGAAGGCAACCGCTGCAACCCCAAACTCGTGTCCTTGAAGCGTGGTCAGATGACGTCCTTGCAAATCCCAAAAGCGAACGGTTGAGTCCTTGCTGGCACTGGCAATGCGATCGCCATTAGAACTAAAGGTGACCGATTGGACGCTACTGCTATGCCCTTCAAACGGTTGCCCAATGGGTTGCCGATCTGCTACGTTCCACAGTCGAATGGTGCGATCGTCCTCTCCTCCACCGCTGACGATCGTCTCACCATCGGGGCTAAAAGCAACCGATTGAATCGCGTCATTGTGACCCTTCAAAGGTTGACCAATCTGTCGGCGTTGTTGGACATCCCACAGTCGCAGCAATTTGTCATTACCACCGCTAACCAGCATTGTCCCTGTTGAATTGAAGGCGATCGCGTTCACTCCATCTGCATGGGCTTGCAAGGGTGAACTGATGGGCTTTCCTTGCGTATCCCAAAAGCGAATCGTGCCATCGGCACTAGCACTGGCGAAGGTTTGATCATGGGAGTTAAAGGCGATGGACTGAATGACGTTATTGTGGGCTGAGATGACTTCACTCGCTAGATGATTTTCCACATTCCACAGTCGTATGGTGCGATCGGTACTGCTGCTGATCAGCGTGTCACCCTCTGGGGTAAACACAGCCCGCAAGACAAATCCCTCATGTCCACGAATGGGTTCACGAATTAAATTTCCCTGCAAATCCCACAGGCGAATGGTGCGATCGGGGCTAGCACTGGCAATTGTCTGTCCAGATGGGCTGAAGGTAACGGATCGAACGACATTTTCGTGCCCGACAAAGGGGAGGTCGATCGGGTTGCCCTGCAAATCCCAGAGTCGCACTGTATAATCTAAACCTCCACTCACAACGTGTTGCCCATCGGGGCTAAAAGCAACGGATAACACCCCTCCATCATGACCCTGCAAAGGGTTTGCCAGGAGTTGACCCTCCAAGCTCCAGAGACGAATCGTACCATCAGTACTGGCACTGGCGATCGCCTGACCATCGGGGCTACTGGCAACGTCATACACGGCATCAGTATGTCCTTCAAAAGGTTGACCAATTGCCTGTCCTGATGCGTCCCACAGTCGCACCTTGCCATCATCACCACCGCTGACAATACGATCGCCACTAAATGCTAGTGCATTAACCGCGCCCTGATGCGCTTGAATCGATTCACCAATGCGATTGCCCATTGTCGTCCACCGAGTGATCGCACCATTGGCATCACCCGTTACTATCATCCTTCCATCAGCACTCCAGACGATCGCGTAGATTGGCACATCAAGGGCTGAGACAGGGTTGCCAAGAGGTTGACCCGTTTGCAAATCCCAAAATCGCAGAACGCCTTTTTCGTCAGCACTAACGAGTTTTCTACCGTCAGGGCTGTAGGCGATCGCATACACTTCTCCCTCATGCCCCAACAATCGGTTCTTTTCGTGGTTACCCTGAATGGCACTGAGTAAACTCGATCGCACTTCGTTCAATCCCTCCTGAGAATCATCGCTCAGGCTGATGCCGATGGTGTGGAGTGCCAGCACCAATCCATTGACCGGCTTGACCTCCATCAATGTGTTCACACGAGCTACTTTTTCTCGTAGCTCTGCCTCTGCTCGGTGTCCCTCAGCCCGATGATATTGCCAGAGTGCAACCAGGGTTGACGTGGCGGTAATAGCTAACCCCAAAGAGATGCCACCCACCGTTAGCCGTTCTCGACGCAACACTTTGTGACTCGTGCGGACAAATTCGATCTGCAATGGAGCGGGTTGTGGGTCTTTAGCCTCCGACGCAGCCAACCACTGCTCTGCCTTCCGCAGGTCGCTGCCCCGTAGCAAATAGCTGGAGTCTTGCCCATGTTCTTTCCAGTCCTTCGCCCGCACCAGCAATCGCGTGTGAAAGATAACGTGTTCTAAGTCAGTATTAAGGGCTGCGATCAACTTAGCCAGCGATTCATCAAAAGACTCTGCCTCTTTGAAAAAGATCCAATTGATGGATGCTAAGGCTGGATGTACCTGTTCGTACTGCACATCCCGGTAGACGATTGGCAGCA
It encodes:
- a CDS encoding toll/interleukin-1 receptor domain-containing protein produces the protein MLEKKPSIVAVNTRLQPNETHTPGNDVFISYSRKDKAFVEVLSEAFKRIGRDPWVDWTDIYKGEEWWQAIQRGIESANTFIFVISPDSVASAVCRDEIDYAAHCHKRFLPIVRREGFDPQQVHPQISKHNWLFFRETDDFDHAFDELVRAIDTDVDYIHMHTRLLVRAIEWQLKTENNSYLLRGSDLKDAEQWLVASINQDPKPTEIQTRYIHASQAAKAAFYRARQRAKWIVMVTTVVVNMAIVTLGFYWFYYYLWETTVTRIKAEMVQALNATVAGVNGNDFATLARTPLPPGQTEPVSNPLYQKHQDWLYRVHTLVPYANPYSYTAGTRPGEILIVGDVLRTLEPEKATVFRQSFIVDQPDTAVYQGLFQLSLTTFVTRDQRGAQFAAFAPIRNSTGQIVGAMGLDVHADYVVNLKRSIRELMSFAYLITLLWFLGLSALILRVTRPLNEEE
- a CDS encoding peptidylprolyl isomerase, which codes for MTVVLQVGNRQILAEEVIPLLASYQMLPQLLQEILIDQAIAPIECTSEEKDAACQQFYTQHGLASEESRRAWLQQHGMNVSQLEARAMREVKIEKFKLATWGPKLESYFLNRKGQLDRVIYSLIRTQDLGIAQEVYFRVLEGEQSFAELARTYSQGPEAQTDGLIGPVELSVPHPTLAQMLSISQPGQLWAPTRVGEWLVIVRLERFIPAQLDDAMRRRLLNELFNNWLQEQLSQINLVSSDNSASTAP
- a CDS encoding glycogen debranching protein — its product is MKTIWVNEQIDPSGIIYSCIASCNENEAKECHTSFQQNLTPAQKAAGWIARLRTVESWDLVPANALKLD
- a CDS encoding RpoD/SigA family RNA polymerase sigma factor codes for the protein MDNSTMEAPDTLQFETAFEDEFFNTLDSKELDSDDVEDVPIDIIEDVIKDAEPEAEEPLSGFAADDEADEDVEAVMAEHFPGYRKTISDDAVGAFFKEMARYPLLKPDEEIELARRVKFLIEIEELRDRLRTELGYNPSKAEVAAALELNERQLEHRLYRSRMAKRKMIRSNLRLVVSIAKRYLNRGVPFLDLIQEGALGLNRATEKFDPDKGYKFSTYAYWWIRQGITRTIANDARTIRLPIHIVEKLNKLKKSHRELRKELNRNPTEAELAAALDLTPDQLRNLQQVRRRSLSLNHRVGKGEDTELMELLEDNSTLSPEAQMSETMMRQEIHSILGDVLTEREKDIISLRYGLTTGEPHTLEEVGGLFNLSRERVRQIQTKAMRKLRRPQVAARLKSWLR
- a CDS encoding peptidase domain-containing ABC transporter; this translates as MTYTKTSVLEFLATVPPFDLLSESALTALADQLQMLRYRMGQAMLVRDKMPAQLNIIYEGQARLLGYDPRTQRPVTLELARPGSVLGWVGLVRGVPCETAIASVETICLVLSATDFLALLEREPQMAAAFRSETSLIEVFDLLGAEIHRQAIGDVVLKDLALQAQTEAVICNLSPGNTPTSSLESHRFWLVSGGGAIDQYEVGSSIRVEQVNQLNVIGSEPARVIGIPKTILQPAAMVTEEPVLTASPAEVDIPYAPDRPVEADPSIRPTSSSKSTSAKYPFVRGTGAIDGALACFQMLCQHLNIPFRRDVVQRILVSQTQRTGSMSLELCGAVSELMGLNAQLVMVPGSAIGRLEAPVLLKWQDTVVLLYEVSERELVIAVPDMGIIRRKPAEFAETWGEQGEVLLLKPTQQTPQKRFGLEWFLPVIKKHQRVLWEVFIASFFVQLFALANPLMIQVIIDKVIVQESVDTLQVLGVFLLVLAIFEAILTSLRTYLFVDTTNRIDMSLGSEIIDHLLRLPLRYFERRPVGELATRINELENIRQFLTGTALTVVLDAVFSVIYIVVMFIYSWILTLVSLVTIPFFVLLAAIASPLIRNQLRVKAERNAETQSYLVEVVSGIQTVKAQNMELRARWQWQQRYARYVSAGFQTVLTSTTASSTSNFLNQLSGLLVLWVGAYLVLKGNMTLGQLIAFRIIAGYVTSPLLRLAQLWQNFQEVGLSIERLSDIVDAAPEADEVDRYNIPMPSIQGTVKYDSVSFRFGTTGPLQLNNVSLEFPAGKFVGIVGQSGSGKSTLMKLLPRLYDLESGRILIDGYDISKVELYSLRQQIGIVPQDTLLFEGSVQENIALNCPDASSDDIIRAAEIAAAHDFIMGLPNGYNTRVGERGSALSGGQRQRIAIARTVLQNPGLLILDEATSALDYDSERRVCLNLAEAFRDRTVFFITHRLSTIRNADQIVLMDKGSVVELGTHDELMALKGRYFCLYQQQESQM
- a CDS encoding TetR/AcrR family transcriptional regulator; translated protein: MQIFQRPSQPEVETRTRILQAAQRLFARRGYDGTTTRDLAEAAGVAEGTLFRHFENKKAILVEVATQGWIEILTDLLTELSEMGSYKAIAQVMRKRMLNLHRNADMLRVCFMEAQFHPDLRDRIQAEVIAKMTDVAEAFFQTAMDQGIYRRMNPRIVAQVFLGMFTVAGFSRDTVMAEHSSPQEMQEMAEGIADIFLNGVLVEGNA
- a CDS encoding GNAT family N-acetyltransferase produces the protein MPDSATSLTSTLTIRPATSADAEVLFHLIQALAEYEKLSHAVTGNAALLATDLSGDRPACEAILAEHEGNPIGFALFFSNYSTFLTKPGIYLEDLFVLPEYRGQGVGKALLAHLAKLAQARDCGRLEWSVLDWNEPAIAFYRRIGATLMEEWRICRVTGEAIAVLASQSET